The Ignavibacteriales bacterium genome has a segment encoding these proteins:
- a CDS encoding bifunctional folylpolyglutamate synthase/dihydrofolate synthase codes for MDIQSAINKLFSLHQFGIKLGLDNILNLLEQIGNPHNNIKTIHIAGSNGKGSTASFITSILMEAGYKVGIYTSPHFVKYNERIRINGIMIDDEYVAKFVTGLEDYIEKQNPTFFEITTALAFKYFDDQKVDYAVIETGLGGRLDATNVINPIASVITSISLEHTEHLGNTLEKIAFEKAGIIKNDSSVFTGRMPQVAEKIIREKAVQCCSTFIPIKDYTRHESDRLIVKLKENSFSLYTTPLIGEHQFYNAALAIKTSNECCGIKDGQTFSRGIKYVEANTGIQGRYEIVNEQPKIIFDSAHNPEGINSFINEFSKEFQTYDERILIFGAMRDKSIKEMLLALNPYFTRIYVTKVDVERSATIEELQTIANAAEIKVSPLVNSGSFMEQFQKEVGKPCLVVLGSMYLLGEIKSKKINKNA; via the coding sequence ATGGATATTCAATCTGCAATTAATAAACTCTTTTCACTCCACCAATTCGGAATCAAACTCGGTCTTGATAACATTCTCAACTTACTTGAACAAATTGGTAATCCACATAATAATATTAAAACAATTCACATCGCCGGTTCAAACGGAAAGGGAAGTACTGCTTCGTTCATCACCAGCATTTTAATGGAAGCTGGGTACAAAGTTGGTATCTATACTTCTCCTCATTTTGTAAAATACAATGAACGAATACGAATAAATGGAATTATGATAGATGACGAGTATGTTGCAAAATTTGTAACCGGTTTGGAAGATTATATAGAAAAACAAAACCCAACTTTTTTTGAAATTACGACAGCTCTAGCGTTCAAATATTTTGATGATCAGAAAGTTGATTACGCAGTGATAGAAACCGGACTTGGAGGAAGATTGGATGCAACAAATGTGATTAATCCCATTGCATCTGTTATTACTTCTATCAGTTTAGAACACACTGAGCATCTTGGCAATACATTGGAAAAAATTGCATTCGAAAAAGCTGGAATTATCAAAAACGATTCTTCAGTCTTCACTGGTAGAATGCCTCAAGTTGCAGAAAAAATTATTAGAGAAAAAGCAGTACAATGTTGTAGTACCTTTATACCCATAAAAGATTACACCCGACATGAGTCCGATCGTCTTATTGTAAAGTTGAAAGAAAATTCATTTTCTTTGTATACAACACCGTTAATAGGCGAACATCAGTTTTATAATGCCGCTTTAGCAATTAAAACTTCAAACGAATGTTGTGGAATCAAAGATGGTCAAACATTTTCAAGGGGAATAAAATATGTTGAGGCAAACACCGGAATTCAAGGCAGGTATGAGATTGTTAACGAACAACCCAAAATAATTTTCGATTCAGCCCACAATCCGGAGGGCATAAATTCATTTATAAATGAATTTTCTAAAGAATTTCAGACGTACGATGAACGTATCTTAATTTTTGGGGCAATGAGAGATAAGTCGATAAAAGAGATGCTTCTTGCTCTAAATCCGTACTTCACTAGGATTTATGTTACAAAGGTGGATGTTGAGCGGTCTGCCACGATCGAAGAGCTGCAAACGATTGCCAATGCAGCCGAAATCAAAGTGAGTCCTTTAGTCAATTCAGGCTCGTTTATGGAACAATTTCAGAAAGAAGTGGGAAAACCTTGCCTGGTTGTACTTGGGAGTATGTATTTGCTGGGCGAAATAAAATCTAAAAAGATTAATAAAAATGCTTGA
- the rho gene encoding transcription termination factor Rho — translation MDISELQSKKIVDLYKIAKDFSIAGYSDLRKQELIFKILEAQSQKDGLTFSKGVLEVLADGYGFLRSADYNYLPSPDDIYVSPSQIKRFSLRTGDFVSGQVRPPKEGERFFALLRVEAVNGKDPEAIRERTLFDNLTPLYPTKRLKLESAPGEYSMRIIDMLSPIGKGQRGLIVSPPKAGKTIILQKMANSISRNHPEVKIIMLLIDERPEEVTDMQRSVQAEVISSTFDEPADRHVQVANMVIEKAKRMVEAGDDVVILLDSITRLARAHNTVIPHSGRILSGGVDANALHKPKRFFGAARNTEDGGSLTIIATALVDTGSRMDEVIFEEFKGTGNMELVLDRSLSDKRIFPAIDVNKSSTRKEELLFKEDELNKVWILRKIIADFDSAEAMEFLLDKMKGTKNNKEFMMSMNS, via the coding sequence ATGGATATTTCAGAACTGCAATCGAAGAAGATTGTAGATCTCTACAAGATTGCTAAAGATTTTTCTATAGCCGGTTATAGCGATCTCCGCAAACAAGAACTCATCTTTAAAATTCTAGAAGCACAATCACAAAAGGACGGTTTAACATTCTCTAAAGGTGTACTAGAAGTTTTAGCCGATGGTTACGGTTTCCTGCGTTCTGCAGATTATAATTATTTACCATCACCAGATGATATTTACGTTTCTCCATCGCAGATCAAGAGATTCAGTTTACGAACCGGAGATTTTGTAAGCGGACAGGTTAGACCGCCAAAAGAAGGCGAGCGTTTTTTTGCGTTGCTTCGAGTTGAAGCCGTGAACGGGAAAGATCCGGAAGCGATCCGAGAGCGAACATTGTTCGATAATTTGACTCCGTTATATCCAACTAAAAGACTAAAATTAGAATCTGCACCCGGTGAATATTCGATGCGTATTATTGATATGCTTTCACCGATTGGTAAAGGGCAGAGAGGATTAATTGTATCGCCTCCTAAAGCCGGTAAGACAATTATATTACAAAAGATGGCTAATTCGATTTCACGTAATCATCCGGAAGTTAAAATAATAATGTTATTGATTGATGAGCGTCCGGAAGAAGTAACGGATATGCAGCGTTCTGTCCAAGCTGAAGTGATCAGCTCGACTTTTGATGAACCCGCAGACCGTCACGTTCAGGTTGCAAATATGGTTATTGAAAAAGCAAAACGAATGGTTGAAGCAGGTGATGATGTTGTCATTTTATTGGATTCAATTACACGCCTTGCACGTGCACATAATACAGTAATACCGCATAGCGGAAGAATTCTTTCCGGCGGTGTTGATGCGAACGCACTTCACAAACCAAAAAGATTTTTCGGCGCTGCAAGAAATACAGAAGACGGCGGAAGTTTAACAATTATTGCAACAGCTCTTGTTGATACCGGCAGCAGAATGGATGAAGTTATTTTTGAAGAGTTCAAAGGTACAGGCAACATGGAATTGGTTCTGGATAGAAGTTTATCCGATAAGAGAATATTCCCAGCAATTGATGTTAATAAATCATCTACAAGAAAAGAAGAACTTCTATTTAAAGAAGATGAATTAAATAAAGTCTGGATCTTAAGAAAAATAATTGCAGATTTTGATTCCGCAGAAGCGATGGAATTTTTACTCGATAAAATGAAGGGGACAAAGAATAACAAGGAATTTATGATGAGTATGAACAGTTAA
- a CDS encoding dihydroorotate dehydrogenase, with protein MNMEKVDLSINIGGLKLKNPVLLASGTVGYGNEIAEFTDLNKLGGIVTKSLSLKPRKGNPPQRIVETPSGMLNAIGLANVGVEAFIKDKIPFLKNLDTTLICNIAASSIEEYVECVHILNDEITIKAFEINVSCPNVKEGGLEFGNDLNAVGRITDKVRNISKKPIIIKLSPNVSRISDFAKVVKENGGNAVSAINTLVGTSFDIYSRKPRIKNVTGGLSGPAIKPVALAKVLEIKRNSDIPIIGIGGIMNWKDAVEMMIVGASAFQIGTVNFINPNAGVEILNGLISFCLQNKIKNISDLTGSYQI; from the coding sequence ATGAATATGGAAAAAGTTGATCTCTCAATAAATATTGGCGGTTTGAAACTAAAGAATCCTGTTCTACTTGCATCAGGTACTGTCGGTTACGGAAATGAAATTGCAGAATTTACAGACTTGAACAAATTAGGCGGAATAGTTACCAAATCCTTATCGTTAAAACCGCGCAAAGGAAACCCGCCTCAAAGAATTGTAGAAACTCCTTCAGGAATGTTAAATGCAATTGGTTTAGCCAATGTCGGCGTTGAAGCGTTTATTAAAGACAAAATACCATTTCTGAAAAATTTAGACACAACTTTGATTTGCAATATTGCGGCAAGTTCGATTGAAGAATATGTTGAATGTGTTCATATTCTTAACGATGAAATAACAATTAAAGCATTTGAAATAAATGTTTCTTGCCCGAATGTTAAAGAAGGCGGTCTTGAATTCGGCAATGATCTAAATGCCGTCGGCAGAATTACAGATAAAGTTCGGAATATTTCCAAGAAACCGATAATCATTAAACTCTCGCCAAATGTTTCGCGAATTTCCGATTTTGCAAAAGTGGTCAAGGAAAATGGCGGTAATGCCGTATCTGCAATTAATACTCTTGTTGGAACTTCATTTGATATTTACTCCCGTAAACCAAGAATTAAAAATGTAACCGGTGGTTTGTCCGGTCCTGCTATCAAACCGGTGGCACTTGCAAAAGTTCTGGAGATAAAAAGAAATTCTGATATACCGATTATTGGTATTGGTGGTATTATGAATTGGAAAGATGCAGTAGAAATGATGATTGTCGGTGCGTCGGCATTTCAAATTGGTACCGTTAATTTTATTAATCCGAATGCCGGAGTTGAAATTCTTAACGGATTAATTTCCTTTTGCTTACAAAACAAAATAAAAAACATTTCTGATTTAACAGGTTCATATCAGATCTAA